Proteins encoded by one window of Synechococcus sp. WH 7805:
- a CDS encoding tellurite resistance TerB family protein → MDSLTAFAAVGFAAVSWDSHFTKAGTRAFRHALDYREPFCRMADGEMIALLDELLELRRSVGAHQMMLEAAKCLTKAQCMTAYAMASELMRSDGPFEPEERRFLDHLAVTLEISKFEAQRIDTVFEIFHASLTLSSTLEATPSVLV, encoded by the coding sequence ATGGATTCTCTGACGGCATTTGCAGCTGTGGGGTTTGCAGCTGTGTCCTGGGACAGTCATTTCACAAAAGCGGGCACGCGGGCCTTTCGCCATGCCTTGGATTATCGCGAGCCTTTTTGTCGGATGGCTGATGGCGAAATGATTGCTCTGTTAGATGAACTCCTGGAGTTACGGCGCTCTGTCGGGGCTCATCAAATGATGCTTGAAGCGGCAAAGTGTCTCACCAAAGCGCAGTGCATGACGGCCTATGCGATGGCCTCAGAACTGATGCGTTCCGATGGCCCTTTTGAACCAGAGGAACGACGCTTTCTTGATCACCTCGCTGTGACATTGGAGATCTCTAAATTTGAAGCGCAGCGCATCGATACGGTGTTTGAAATTTTTCATGCCAGCCTCACCTTAAGCAGCACGCTCGAGGCCACTCCTTCCGTTCTGGTCTAG